The window AATTAGGATTCAGACAAAGCATTGACATTATTCTATTAAAATTCTATACTAATATTTGTTGAGGGGCTAGTTCAAGAAAACACAAGCGAAAGTTAGTTTTTTACTAGACTCTTTAATTAGTTTCAATTTACTATATTTATACTTTTTCAAACATAAAAGGGAGGAAATATCTCAATGGCTTACCAACCAAAGTCTTACCGTAAATTTATCGCAACTGCAGCGGCAGTAGCAGTAGTTGCTCCAGTAGCAGCACCAGCAGCATTTGCAGCAGCTGCATTTGATGACGTAGCAGGAACTCGCTATGAAGCAGCAGTTACAGCATTAGCTGAAGCTGGAATCGTAAAAGGTGATAACGGCAGCTACAAGCCTTACACTGATATCACTCGTGCAGAAGCAGCAGTAATCGTTGAGCGTGCATTAGGTCTTGAAGATACTGATGCTGAAAATCCATTCACTGATGTAAGTGAAACTAGCTTTGCTCGCGATGCAATCGTGAAATTAGCTGAAGCAAAAATCATCAACGGATTAACTTCAGATACTTTCGGTCCTAACGAAAAAATCACTCGTGGCCAAATGGCAAAAGTTATCGCTCTTGCATTTGATCTTGAGTTAGGTGACGGAAAAACTTCATTTACAGATGTTGCTGAAACTGGCACATTTGCTAAGTATATCGATGCAATCGCCGATGCAAAAGTAGCAAGCGGTAAAGCTGATGGTACTTTCGGATTAAGTGAAAACATCCTTCGTGGTGACTTTGCTTTAATGATTAATAATGCAATTAATATTGTAAACGCAGTCCCTGTTGTTGAAGGTGTAAGTGCAAACACGCCTAAAACACTAAAATTAACTGGAACAGCGTTAACAAATCTTGATATTGCTGATGTAACTGTAGAAGGAAATACAGTTAAAGAAGTAAAAGCTAGTGCGGATGGTACGTCTGCTACTGTTACTTTAGAGGATGTTTTAGTAGATAACCAAGAAGTTAAAGTAACTGTAAATTCTAATGACGAATTAAAAGAATTCACAGTGAAATATTCATTGTCTGTTGATACAGTAACTGTTGATACTGCTACATTTGATGATGATACTAAAAATCAAAAAGTAACATTTAAAATTAATGGAGAAGCTACTGACTTAGATTATTTAGCAGCTACTGGCTATACTGTTGAATTCTTATCATTAGATAAAGATGGTAAAGTAGCAGTAGATACATTCTTTAAATCTGGTGATGAAAAGAGTGCTGATGGAAAATTAGCTGATTCCGTTGCCCGCGGCAAATACCAAATTCAAGTAACAATCTCTAAAAATGGTACAGTACTAACTTCTGAGAAAACAACTGTAGAGGTTAAAAACTTAGATAGCGCAGCATCTTCAATCTCTGACTATGAGCTAACAAATAATGATTTAGGCGAAAAACAAAATAGTACTACATTAGTAGTTGGAGAATCTGCTGAGTTTACAGAGTTAACTGTAAAAGCAGGAGATGCTACAAATAAAATTGCAACTGGTATTGAAGTGGAATCTTCAAACGAAGGTGTAATTTCAATTAGTGAGAATGCTGGAGTTTATACTTTAAATGCTGAAGCACCTGGAACAGCTAAGATAACAGTTTCTTACGGTGATCTTGAAAAAGAATTGACTTTCACAGTTGATAATGAAGCTCGTAAAGTTGCTAAAGTTACTCCTGATAAAAGTTCTGTAACAGTTGTTTCTGGTATTGCTACAGACGTAAAAGTAAAAGTAACTGACCAATACGGTGACCCATTTGATTCAGATACAGATGATATTGAAGAAGTTCTTCCAAGCAATAAGGATGATTTATTTGCAGTTGGTTATGATTTCGATATTGATTCAAACTCAGAAGGAAAAGTTACACTTTCAGTAACAGGTAAGAATGCAGAAAGTGGAACAATTTATTTTAAAGATGAAGATGGAAAATCTCTAGGTACTCTTAAAGTGACAGTAACAAAAGTAAATAACTTAGGTAAAAAAGTTCTAGAAGTAGTAAAAACATCTAATCAATCTGATGATAATAAATTAGATGTAGTTGATGCAAATGATAATACAGTGACTTATAAGTTAGCTAAATATACAACTCAAGGTGTTTATACTGGTGTTCAAAATTTAGAAAACTATACTGCTAAATTCGATAAGGAAGTAGTAACAGTTGATGGTAATGAAACAGGTGAAGTAGTGTTAGGTGACATTACTGAGTTTGATGTTGTTGCTGTAGATGAAGGTACTACTGATATTGCATTGTATGATGCTGAAGGTGTATATGTTGCTAAAATCACTGTTACTGTATCTAATGATGTAGCGGAAATTAAGAGCGTAGATTGGAAGAAAGCTGATACAATTAATTACATCGGAGAAGTAATTAACTATAAAGATGTACTTGATATAGTTGCAAGTGATGACAGTGATATTGTGAAAAATATCAATCTTACTACTTCAACAGTTCACAAAGTACGTATCGTTGATGAAGATAATGGCGGTCAGATTTTCATCGATAAAGATGATGATGGTGAATTTGATAACGACGAAACTTACTTAGGAACATTAGTTGGAAAACTATCAACAAGTGCAGAAATCAATGATGCATTCGGCGGCATTGTTACTGGTATAACAACTGCTCAAGATGATAAAGGCACTGTTATCTTCAGTATTATTGATGAGAATGATAATGATAAAGTCCTAGTATCTACTTCTATTTCAGTTGACGTAGAATAATTTTCATTAGTTATAATATTTAGTTACAAGCGTAATTAATAGAAATAGAAATTAGTTTAAATGTGTACAACGAACCTTTTTTATTTCACTAAATATTAAGCCCTATAGAGAAATTTCTCTATAGGGCTTTTCTTTGTGCTCCCGGCAATGGCTAGAACTTGGTAATGAAAATCCACTACATGCTTGGCAGCTGGAACTGTTTTCTAATGTCAAGTGTGTATACCATGAAGTGGAATCTGAAGGAATCCTTAGGCAAACTCCCAAGCTGCTGGACATAAACTGTATATAAGACTGAATAGGAATGGACGAGTTTGCAAAGCAAAACAAAGTCCGATACTTCACGAGTTCCATATTGTAAATAAACAGTTCATGAGAGGAAGGTTATAGTTCTTACTAAGGGGCTTACGAGGGTTCACGGCAAGAGGGATGGAATATGACTCAAGAAAAAGTCTGCGAGTGATGATAGACTGAATTTTAAGAATCTAGCAGAGGTCATTGCAATTCTTAAAGTTTGAAGAACTGAACAATAATAAACTTAAAGGAATATGGTGGTAAGGACAGAGAGAACACAGACATCATCAATAGATGGGCTTTTAGCAGAGATATAAGTTGGAAACTAAGAGTATGCGAGAGCGTGTAGTTCTGTCTTTAAAGAAGTAGAACTGCAAAATAGTATCGATTTAATTGACAAAGGGATTTAAATAATTAAATTTTTTAGGCCTGTAAAAAGTTCAAAGCTAATAAGGGAGTAGCGAGAGATCCTTGGTTCCTGAAACAAACCACTTTGAAAGAAATAAGGTGCAGAACACACCAATTCATAAAAGAACTGGCTTACTACCAAAATAGTACCAAAGGAATATATATTGATTATTGTTATAATAGAAAAGTATATAGTAATGTTGAGATTGTGAACCGAATCTATTTAATCTATAAGAATATATAAACAATTGGGGGATTCAATCATGATTGAACAATTAAAATCCTTCTATAAAATTATTATTATCATAGCCTTTTCTGTGATTATAGCTACAACTACGATAGGATTTGCAGCTAATTTCGAAGATGTCTCATCCGACTATAAAGAAGCGGTAGATTTTCTTGTTTCAAGAGGAATTAAAGGTCTTACTGAAAATACTTTCGGAACACAAGAGAATATCAAGCGTGTTGACGCAGCTGTTATGGTTGCTAACGTTCTTAGTCTTGACGTTGAAGCAGCACCGGATGCTGGTTTTACTGATGTTCCACAACGGGCATCGAAACACGTAAATGCTCTTAAAATGGCTGGAATCACTGATGGGAAAACTGAAACAACCTTTGCTTCCCAGCAAAAAATCACTCGTGGGGAGCTTGCAATCTGGTTACAAAGGGGCTTCAAGCTTGAAGCAGACAAAGGTGAATTAGCTTTTACGGATGTAGCGGAACGTTACGAAGAAGCAGTATCAGCATTAGTAGCAGCTGGAATTACAAACGGAACAACTGAAACAACTTTTGGAACTAGAGATAACGCAAAACGTGGTGATTTTGCTAAGTTCCTATTAAGGGCAGATCAAACGGTCATTCCACTATCCATAGAGAGTGTAAATGCAGTAAATTCTAAGACAGTAAAAATTACAGGTGTTGGTTTAAAAAAATTAAAAAACGAAGCCGTAACTGTAGAAAATAATACCGTAACAGAGATTATTTCATCTGCTGATGGTAAAACTGCTATAGTAACACTATCATCTAATTTGTTTTTCAATCAAACTACAAAAGTAAAAATAAATGAAGCTTCTTTCGATGTGACATTTAAGCTAGAACTTGATTCTGTTACTATCGAAGAAGTTGTTTATGATGATGATACGGTTGGTCAATTTGTTGCCATTAAAGTTAACGATACTAGTGTTAACGCTCAAGAATTAAGCAATGCTGGTTTTACAGTTCAATTCGAAGCTTTTTCGAATAGAAGTGCTACAAAAAATGTAACGAGTGAATTATTTGTTGCTAGCTCTACTGGTAAATTAAATACTAACTTCACCATACCTTACTCTGGAAAAGAGTTCTATGTAAGAGTGAAGGTAATAATGGGTGCTGAAGTAATGGTCTCAGAGTTAACCCAAATTAAAATAAAGAACCTTGACCTTGTTGTTGATTCAATCACTGCAGTTGAATTAGTAAATCTTACAACTACATTCAAACAGAACAGTACAACTCTTGTAGCTGGTGAAACGGCTCAATTTACTAAAATCAATGTAAAGTCAGGTTCTGAAATAGATACTGTAACTGGAGGATTCACTGTTAAGTCATCTGATGTATCAGTAATATCTGTTAGTGAAGACGAACATGGAAACGATGTATTAACTGCACAAGGACCTGGTACAGCAACAATTACTGTAACCTACGGTGGAGCACTTTTTAATCGAACTTTCACAGTTAAAAATGATAAACGCGAAGCAACAAAAATTGATGCAGACAAAACTTCGCTTACTGTTGTAAAAAATGGTAATAAAACAACTAAAGTTAGACTTTTAGATCAGTATGGCGATCCAATGGCTATCACTAGTGGTGTTAATGTTTCTTTACTAGTAATCAATGAGAAAATAAATGTATCACTTAGCAATTCATCTGGAGAAGATAGTGAAGCAGTTTTAAAAGTGGAAGGTAAAGACACTGGTTCAGCATACATTATATTCCGTGATGCTGCTAATTTAAAAATTGGTACAACGATAGTCAATGTTAATGTAACAGAAAATGGAACATTAGCTAAATATGAGCTGGAAGTTGATAATAATATCAGTGATAGTGATGTAACGAAGATAAATGAAGTGACTAATGCTACGATTGCTAAAGATAAAATCTCTAATGACGCAATACTTGATATAAAAGATGATAAGTTCTTAAAGCTTAATATTCAAGCTCTCAACTCGGATGGAGTTAAACTATCTAAGCCTGAAGCATCTAGTTATACGGTAACCACTTATGTATCAAAAGTCGGTGTGTTGGCATCTAAACCTTATTATGCAGGCGAAGGATTTATTGTGGTAGAAGCTGGAGAAAACGCTGGTACAGCAACAATTGTTGTAACAAATAATAGCAATAGAAGTATTATAGCAACTTTCAAAATAACTGTTGAAAAAGTTGGTTATGACGTAGTTGAGGCGGCATTAAAAAATGTGGAGACAGCAACTTATGCACAGATAATAAACTATGAAGACTTTTTATCATATACTGAGTCGGTAAATGACCCTATTATTTCTGGTATTAAATTAACTAAGTCAGTAACGTATCCTGTGCGTCTGGATATAAGGGGCGTTAGTGGTACAGTGGGCTCACTCTATCTGGATAAAAATGCAGATGGCTTTTTTGATGTATCAGAGGGTGATATCGAAGTGGGTCGAATAGTGATTACTATAATTGGAGAATTTGCTGATACTGAGTTTGATGCTATTGCTGGTGTTGATGTAACAACTAGTGATGAAGGCACAATATTATTTAAAGTACTTGATACCGAAGATAGAGTAATAGCAATTAAAGCAGTTAAAGTTGAAATCTAAAAAACAATTGGATAATTCTATTTGCCTTGCAAAGGGGAAACATCTAGTGCACGGTTCCATGCTCCGAACTAATAACATCTGAATGTAAGAATAGACCTGTAGAAATCTACAGGGCTATTCTTTATGAAAGTTGGTTTGTTTTTTTCATTATTCTATTGTACTTCTTTCTTTAAAATATTCGTAATCTATTTATTCGTTTTACATTATAATGATATAATAAACAGATAGAAAATATTTCTACATATGGTATGATAATTTTTTTAGATAAAAATGGCTTCACAAGTGAGAGGAGAAATACAATGAAGAAGTTTGCTTACATGCTTGCTGCGGGACTGGCATTTACATCACTTCAACCGACTATATATGCACAGGCTGCAGTTAATCAGCAAGAAGAAACAACAGAAAAAGAAACACTATCTGTTTTGTCCATCGATGACGTAATAGAGCGTGGTTTAGATAGAAACTCGACGCTATTACTTTTAGAATATCAAATGGAAATCATGGATAATCAGCACAAAGACATGGAGAAGGATATTGAAGATTTAGAAGATGATATCGACGAAGCTGATTCTAGCTTACCAAATATTAATCTTAAAACAATTAAGGAAAATATTGCTGGCTTACAACTATTAATATCAACGCTTGAAGAAGAAATTGCTGGGCTAGAAGCAGAACTTGGAGAAGATGAAGGCGGTTCAATCGAATTTTTAGAAAATCAAAATGAGCTTCTTAAGTTAAAGCTTGATAAATTGGAAGCTTCCATTGCAAGTGGACAGCTAGAACAAGTTGTGAGTGGATACAACCAAGCTTTGCAAGCCATCAATGCTCAAATTGAGGCTTTGGAAGATGCTATCGACCAATTGCAGCTTGCATTACAAAAGATGGAAGTGGGAGAGCTTCAATTAAACTATGAAGCTGAAGAAGCGGAACAGATGGTTAAAATGATGTTAACATCTTCATATACAGGCTTGATTTCTACAAAGCAGCAAATTGATTTAATGGAATCATCTGTTGTGCAGGTAGAAAAAAATGTGAACATTTTGGAGAAAAAAGTTGAGGTAGGTATTGCTTCAGCATATGAACTAGAGCAAAGTGAACGCGATCTGGAAAAACAAAGGCAAGCACTAGACCTGGCTAAACAGGATTATCAAAGAGAGTTAGCCAAGCTTCTACTTGATATCGATGTGGAATATAACGCAGAAATCAAACTTAAAGATTTAGAGATTAATACGAATACAGATAAAGTAGCAGCAAACAAAATGGATAAACTAGTAAAAGATTCTTACGCATATAAAAAAGCAGAGCTAAATCTAAAGAATGCAGAACTGGATTTAAATGATTTAATGGATCAAGATGATGCTAGTGAGTATAAAATAAAGCAGGCAGAATTAACGATTGAAGTTGATAAGGAAAAAATTAGACAGTTGAAGCTTGACCTAAAAGAAAGTATCGAAAATCTTTATTATGATTTAGATAAAGCGGTGCAAACCCTATCAGATAAAAAGAGAGATTTGGAGTATGCTAAAAATGATTCAAATCGCTTTAAAGTTCAGTATGAATTAGGAATAATATCTGAGTTTCAATATCAGCAATCGAGCTTGTCCGTAAAGCAAGCCGAATTTGATTTGGAAATGGCTGAAATAAGCTATTATATGATTAATGAACAAGTGAAGGCAACACATGAAGGAGTTATTCAGGTCCAATAATTACCAAATGCTAAATACATTAAGTTAAGTAAGGAGTTCGCTACAGTAAAATAGCAGCTCCTTATTTTTAAATAATATTTAATAGTAATCGAGTCTATCTGACTAGGGAAATTTATTATCAAAACTAGTAACCACAGAATAATACAATCTATGATATAATATGTCGATATAATAATGAGGAGAGTGCTTGATAAGTATGAAACGATACAAATATTTTTTGGTTCTCCCAATTCTATTTTTATTGGGAATGTCTGTAATAACCTCACAGGCAGATGCAGCTGAACTATCTTTTACAGACTATCAAAAAGATAATTTTGGCTATGCGTCTGTTTCACAATTAGTCTCAGAAGGGATTATTCAAGGTTACAAGGATAATAGCTTTAAGCCTGATAGAGCCGTAAAACGTATAGAAACAGCCGTGATGTTCAAGCGGGCTCTTCCAATAGAAGCAGCAATCAGTGGATCAGGCTTTAAGGATGTACCGGATACGTCAGAATTTGCACAGGCTACCGCAGCTGTGAAAACAGCCGGAATTTTCAAGGGGTCATCTAATGGTACATTCGGTCCGAATGATCTTTTAACAAGAGAACAAATGGCATCCGTTATTGTACGTGCCTTTGATCTAGAACCAGTTTCAGATGTCAACGTTACCTTAACAGACCTTAATCAAGTTTCCACAGCACATGTCGATGATGTAAAAGTATTATTCCAGAATGGGATAACCAAGGGTAAGAACAATGGTGCATTTGATCCAAAGGGCTCTGTATCAAGAGCAGAGTTCTCTGTGTTTCTTCACCGAGCATTACAAAACTTCAATGGAGAAAATCCGGATAATGGGATTGGAACACCTCCAATTGGAAATATCCCTGGCGGTCCAGGTCAGATGGATCAGACTAAACCGGATGTAAGAAATACTGAATTAATAATAGACTCTAGTAGCTTAAATGGGCAGTTATCTTCTACTGACAACGGTATCCAGATTACCTATAATCTAAAAAATCAAAGTCCTGAGAGTATAATCAAAGAAGGTACTATCAACGTTTCAGAAGCCAGCACACTAAGTATTACCAAAGCCCCTAACAAGGTCATGCTTGTACTAGGTAATGATACAACACAGCAGTTAACACAAGGCAGTAATATTCTTTCCTTCACTGATAAGCTGAGTTTAGTAGATATTAGCCAGATTTCTGATCATATTGGTAATTTTACTGTAGAAGGAAAACTGACTGACCACGCAGGAAATAGTAAGGATATCACGATTAGTTTTATTGTGAAGTAAGCTAATAATAAATTATAAGACCCACCCTGCCTTAGAATTTTCTAAAATAGTGCAGGGATTGTTAGTTGATTAGAAGGAGCTAGCTACTAGATAAGTAGCTGCTCCTTCTTTTTTATTGGGGAGAGCCCGAATTCTAATCATAATCATCAGCTTATTCAGTACCATTCTATTCACACACTCTCCCTAACAGCCTCAACAACCGACCTCTTCCTCTCCACACTCCCTTTTCTCAGCAATTGAACGTAAGCCCGTATTCAAACGACGCATATAAATAGAGCTGCACCTCCTGTAATATGATCATATCAATATTAAAGGGAGGTGCTTTTCATATGCCAGATCAAAAACTGACTATTGTTCCCGTTACACTTCTTCCTGAAAATAAAAGTAACTCCGTGTCACCACCAACCAGCTCTTCCTCTAGCATCTGCACAATCAAAACGGCAAATGCGGAAATCCTCTTTTATAATGGTGTAGACGAGCACATCATCCTAACAATCATGAGGGAGTTGAAGCATTGGTGAAACATGATTATACGGATGTGAAAAATATCTATATTGTTTGTGGAAAAACGGATATGAGAAAGGGCATTGACGGATTAGCTGCCCTGGTTCAAGATTCTCTTGAATTAGATCCTTATGGGGATTCGATATTTCTTTTTTCCGGATGGAAGAAAGATAGATATAAATGTTTATATTTTGATGGAGATGGTTTTGCCCTTCTCTATAAGCGTTTAGATAATGGGAAGTTACAATGGCCTAAAGATGAACAAGCAGTACGTAATCTATCCCAAAAACAGCTCAGGTGGCTGCTCGAAGGCTTAGCTATTCAGCAACCAAAAGCTATTCAATCATCGGAAAAAGGAACTTTTTAAACACTATTATTTTTTCTTTATCTCCACGTTCGAACTGGTTATAATAATAAGAACGAAAACGAACGGAAAGTGGTGAATGATATGGTGAAAGCTTCTTCTACGAATGAAAATCAGAACGAGAAAATAATTCGGCTGCTTGAAGAGCAGTTGGCTCATTCAAATCAACAAAACAAAGAATTATCGAAACAGATTGAAGCATTAACCGATCAAGTACGCCATTTAACTAAGCTTTTATATGGATCAAAAACTGAAAAAACGAAATATAACGCACCAGACGGGCAAGGTACGTTATTTGATGATGACCCGGTTTTTAGCGAACCTGAGCACACAGAAGAACAAAGCCAACAGACTATTTCTTATACTGTTGTACGAAAAGTTCAAAAGAAAAAACGAAATGATTCACTGCATGATGGCATTGAAGTAGAAGCTATCCACCATCATCCGGAAAATACGACTTGTGACTGTTGCCAAGACCAAATGATTGAAATAGGCAGTTCAATCGTACGTGAAGAGGCTGAATTTATTCCTGCCAGAATGAAGAAAATACAACATATTGAGCATGCATATGAATGTAAGAATTGTAAAAGTGATCTATCTCAAAAAGCGCAAATAAAACGTGGAAAAGCACCGCAACCTCCCATTCAACGTAGTATCGCTGGTCCAAGCGTTCTTGCCAAAGTAATACATGATAAGTTTTCACTATACTTACCACTATACCGACAGGTAAAGGAATGGGATCGTTCTGGTCTGAGTACTAATGATAAGAACCTTTCAAATTGGGTTATTCGTGCATCGCATGATTGGCTATTGCCTATTTACGAGAATATGAAGCATTTAATGATGTCTAAATCGCTCATGCATGTCGATGAAACATATGCACAAATTATCAATCGATCCGATGGGAAATCTGGACAAACCAATGCTTATAATTGGGTATTTCGAAGTGTGCCGAGTCAAGGACCAATAATAACTCTATTTCAAAGTTCATTATCACGTGGTCGATCTGTTCTTGAAAATTTCATTAAAGGATTTTCCGGAACGATTATTTGTGATGGTTATTCTGCCTATGACAAAATTGAAGGTGTCACTTTCGCCAATTGCCTTGCGCACGTTCGTCGCTATTGGTTAAAAGTGGAGAGCAAAAACGGACATATCGGTGTAAAATATTGCGATGAATTATATCGATTGGAAAGGCAATTCAAACACTTGTCTCCAAGTAAGCGCAGAAAAAAACGACAAAAATACTCAAGGCCAATCCTTGAGGAATTTCTAGACTGGGTTGAAAAATCCCCATTCTTCGGCAAAAATGCGCTTGCGAAGGCAGCAGAATATACCTTAA of the Bacillus tuaregi genome contains:
- a CDS encoding S-layer homology domain-containing protein; this encodes MAYQPKSYRKFIATAAAVAVVAPVAAPAAFAAAAFDDVAGTRYEAAVTALAEAGIVKGDNGSYKPYTDITRAEAAVIVERALGLEDTDAENPFTDVSETSFARDAIVKLAEAKIINGLTSDTFGPNEKITRGQMAKVIALAFDLELGDGKTSFTDVAETGTFAKYIDAIADAKVASGKADGTFGLSENILRGDFALMINNAINIVNAVPVVEGVSANTPKTLKLTGTALTNLDIADVTVEGNTVKEVKASADGTSATVTLEDVLVDNQEVKVTVNSNDELKEFTVKYSLSVDTVTVDTATFDDDTKNQKVTFKINGEATDLDYLAATGYTVEFLSLDKDGKVAVDTFFKSGDEKSADGKLADSVARGKYQIQVTISKNGTVLTSEKTTVEVKNLDSAASSISDYELTNNDLGEKQNSTTLVVGESAEFTELTVKAGDATNKIATGIEVESSNEGVISISENAGVYTLNAEAPGTAKITVSYGDLEKELTFTVDNEARKVAKVTPDKSSVTVVSGIATDVKVKVTDQYGDPFDSDTDDIEEVLPSNKDDLFAVGYDFDIDSNSEGKVTLSVTGKNAESGTIYFKDEDGKSLGTLKVTVTKVNNLGKKVLEVVKTSNQSDDNKLDVVDANDNTVTYKLAKYTTQGVYTGVQNLENYTAKFDKEVVTVDGNETGEVVLGDITEFDVVAVDEGTTDIALYDAEGVYVAKITVTVSNDVAEIKSVDWKKADTINYIGEVINYKDVLDIVASDDSDIVKNINLTTSTVHKVRIVDEDNGGQIFIDKDDDGEFDNDETYLGTLVGKLSTSAEINDAFGGIVTGITTAQDDKGTVIFSIIDENDNDKVLVSTSISVDVE
- a CDS encoding S-layer homology domain-containing protein, which gives rise to MIEQLKSFYKIIIIIAFSVIIATTTIGFAANFEDVSSDYKEAVDFLVSRGIKGLTENTFGTQENIKRVDAAVMVANVLSLDVEAAPDAGFTDVPQRASKHVNALKMAGITDGKTETTFASQQKITRGELAIWLQRGFKLEADKGELAFTDVAERYEEAVSALVAAGITNGTTETTFGTRDNAKRGDFAKFLLRADQTVIPLSIESVNAVNSKTVKITGVGLKKLKNEAVTVENNTVTEIISSADGKTAIVTLSSNLFFNQTTKVKINEASFDVTFKLELDSVTIEEVVYDDDTVGQFVAIKVNDTSVNAQELSNAGFTVQFEAFSNRSATKNVTSELFVASSTGKLNTNFTIPYSGKEFYVRVKVIMGAEVMVSELTQIKIKNLDLVVDSITAVELVNLTTTFKQNSTTLVAGETAQFTKINVKSGSEIDTVTGGFTVKSSDVSVISVSEDEHGNDVLTAQGPGTATITVTYGGALFNRTFTVKNDKREATKIDADKTSLTVVKNGNKTTKVRLLDQYGDPMAITSGVNVSLLVINEKINVSLSNSSGEDSEAVLKVEGKDTGSAYIIFRDAANLKIGTTIVNVNVTENGTLAKYELEVDNNISDSDVTKINEVTNATIAKDKISNDAILDIKDDKFLKLNIQALNSDGVKLSKPEASSYTVTTYVSKVGVLASKPYYAGEGFIVVEAGENAGTATIVVTNNSNRSIIATFKITVEKVGYDVVEAALKNVETATYAQIINYEDFLSYTESVNDPIISGIKLTKSVTYPVRLDIRGVSGTVGSLYLDKNADGFFDVSEGDIEVGRIVITIIGEFADTEFDAIAGVDVTTSDEGTILFKVLDTEDRVIAIKAVKVEI
- a CDS encoding TolC family protein; the protein is MKKFAYMLAAGLAFTSLQPTIYAQAAVNQQEETTEKETLSVLSIDDVIERGLDRNSTLLLLEYQMEIMDNQHKDMEKDIEDLEDDIDEADSSLPNINLKTIKENIAGLQLLISTLEEEIAGLEAELGEDEGGSIEFLENQNELLKLKLDKLEASIASGQLEQVVSGYNQALQAINAQIEALEDAIDQLQLALQKMEVGELQLNYEAEEAEQMVKMMLTSSYTGLISTKQQIDLMESSVVQVEKNVNILEKKVEVGIASAYELEQSERDLEKQRQALDLAKQDYQRELAKLLLDIDVEYNAEIKLKDLEINTNTDKVAANKMDKLVKDSYAYKKAELNLKNAELDLNDLMDQDDASEYKIKQAELTIEVDKEKIRQLKLDLKESIENLYYDLDKAVQTLSDKKRDLEYAKNDSNRFKVQYELGIISEFQYQQSSLSVKQAEFDLEMAEISYYMINEQVKATHEGVIQVQ
- a CDS encoding S-layer homology domain-containing protein, which codes for MKRYKYFLVLPILFLLGMSVITSQADAAELSFTDYQKDNFGYASVSQLVSEGIIQGYKDNSFKPDRAVKRIETAVMFKRALPIEAAISGSGFKDVPDTSEFAQATAAVKTAGIFKGSSNGTFGPNDLLTREQMASVIVRAFDLEPVSDVNVTLTDLNQVSTAHVDDVKVLFQNGITKGKNNGAFDPKGSVSRAEFSVFLHRALQNFNGENPDNGIGTPPIGNIPGGPGQMDQTKPDVRNTELIIDSSSLNGQLSSTDNGIQITYNLKNQSPESIIKEGTINVSEASTLSITKAPNKVMLVLGNDTTQQLTQGSNILSFTDKLSLVDISQISDHIGNFTVEGKLTDHAGNSKDITISFIVK
- the tnpB gene encoding IS66 family insertion sequence element accessory protein TnpB (TnpB, as the term is used for proteins encoded by IS66 family insertion elements, is considered an accessory protein, since TnpC, encoded by a neighboring gene, is a DDE family transposase.), translating into MKHDYTDVKNIYIVCGKTDMRKGIDGLAALVQDSLELDPYGDSIFLFSGWKKDRYKCLYFDGDGFALLYKRLDNGKLQWPKDEQAVRNLSQKQLRWLLEGLAIQQPKAIQSSEKGTF
- the tnpC gene encoding IS66 family transposase, coding for MVKASSTNENQNEKIIRLLEEQLAHSNQQNKELSKQIEALTDQVRHLTKLLYGSKTEKTKYNAPDGQGTLFDDDPVFSEPEHTEEQSQQTISYTVVRKVQKKKRNDSLHDGIEVEAIHHHPENTTCDCCQDQMIEIGSSIVREEAEFIPARMKKIQHIEHAYECKNCKSDLSQKAQIKRGKAPQPPIQRSIAGPSVLAKVIHDKFSLYLPLYRQVKEWDRSGLSTNDKNLSNWVIRASHDWLLPIYENMKHLMMSKSLMHVDETYAQIINRSDGKSGQTNAYNWVFRSVPSQGPIITLFQSSLSRGRSVLENFIKGFSGTIICDGYSAYDKIEGVTFANCLAHVRRYWLKVESKNGHIGVKYCDELYRLERQFKHLSPSKRRKKRQKYSRPILEEFLDWVEKSPFFGKNALAKAAEYTLNRANGLKAFLMDGRIEIDNNPAENAIRPSVVGRKNWIHSVSEAGAKANAICLSIAETAKANGVDFYRYLLKLLTDLPNLDIYQQSDILNQYMPWSKMIQAECGINMK